The following nucleotide sequence is from Vanrija pseudolonga chromosome 4, complete sequence.
TGCGTTCAACTTTACAGAGTGAGCCGACACACATACACTCCTTGCTTCATCCCGCATCCAGTGTGGCGTTCAAGCCTCCGAGTATGTGTGGAGACTGACACACTCCGCAGGGACAAGGGTGCTTTCAACGACGGGTACCTCTCGCTCTTCGACAGTCTGTTGTTTGTTTCTGCTTCGGGTGACGATGGTAAGTCTCCTACTTGCATACTGGGGTGCACGGATCTCGCGCGCCGGGATCTCAAAACGCGATCGGCCCCCGCCTTTAGGTCATtccccggcgcggcgcgcggcacgccCTTTCTTGGCACAACACTTTTTGAATCTGCCACCATGCCACTAGCCACACAAGCCACAACACTAACACAACACCAGTCCTCGATCAGGCTGGCCAGGATGCCTTCCACCGCTACATTCAGAACGGTGGCCACTACATGGGCGTCCACTGCGCCGCTACGGCCCTGACCAACTCGACCATGTTCCGCCAGACCCAGGGCGGTGAGTTTTTGCACTGTCGCCAAGCACAAGCACCGCCACGTGCGGTGCTGGTCGACGGACGGCATCACGATGTACCTTTTTGCTAAACCTTCAGGCATCTTCGACTACCACCCGTCGTTTCAAAACGCGGTACGTGCATTACAGCGTCTATCATTAGAACCATCCCTGACAGCCTTCCGCAGACCTTCCTCCGCCTCGATGACAACCACCCGTCGACGGTCAACCTCCCCGACCAGTGGCGCTACGTGAGTATTCGTACTGCCACATTCAGCCTCAGATTCACTGACGGCGTTTGCAGCCCGAGGAGGTCTACTACTTCAACAACGACCCCCGCAACGAGAAGGCTGTTGTTTACCTGACCGTCAACCAGTCGTCGTACAACAGTGCGTAGAGAATTCACCATGCTTCTGGGGCACGGATCTGACTTGTTTTagacgacggtggcgacggtGGACCCAACCAGGGCAACCCTCACCCTATTGCCTGGGGTATCGAGTCCCCCTGGTCGGCTGTGCCTCTCAGCCCGGGCGCTGCCGGTGCTGGTCGTACCTTCTACACTGGCCTTGGTCACGCCAACGAGACGTGGCACGACGAGATCTTCATCGGACACATCTTTGGCGGCCTCTCTTGGGTCCTTGACGGCGCGACCACCAAGGCCTACGGTGTCGGTCTTGTCGGCAGCACCGACCTTccccccaagcccaagccagTTCCCGTTGCCGCCCCCGACGTCAACGCGACCAACGCCCCCGCTGCTCCTTCGGTCAGCACCagcccctcggcgtcggccaagCCAAGTGGCTCGTCTCTGTCGACGCCTCTTGCGTCCGCTCTCGTCCTCGGAGCGGCCctcgtcggtgccctcgCCTGCGCTCTCTAAACATGTCGCGTCCCCTCGCCTCTGGTCATTTGGTAAACTCGGTAGTCATTGTGATTAGTACCATTCCCGTCGGTTAGGAACCGGCGTCCTCTCCTTACCCTTGTAACAAAGGTCACGGACACTCGATGCACGCTCGACGTCAATACCTCATTTGTAGATAACCCAAATATCATGACAGACAGCGGCTCGTAATGAAATCTCTCAAACTATGGCACAACGCAGGTGTCCTTGTCGGGCGGGGTGACCTTGGCTTGCTtccttctctctctctcaacCCCGCGCGCGAATGCTAACAAAACTCCTCTCTCTCTGTTTACTTGTAGTACTTGGTGGGGACGAAGGGCATGGGGGTGACAGTGGCCTCGCGGAGCTTCTTGCGGACCTCGATCTGGACCTTTGTGTTCTTCTTGTGGTGGCCGTTCTTGACGTAGCCCATGGCGACGTTTGTGCCGAGCGTGGGCGAGGGGATACCAGAGGTGACGACGCcaatctcctccttgccgtcggcgtcgaagATCTTGgagccctcgcgcgccggcgagccggcAATGACAAAGcccacgcggcggcgcgaggggccgggcttgccgagctcggcgaggatgcggCTCTGGCCGGGGAAGTTGGCCGTCTCGGGGGTACGGCGGTCCTTGCCTAGCGGAGGGTTAGCATGCTTGTTTCCTGCGCCGCTTGCTCCGTCGGGTACTCACCAATCAGCCACGCAAGACCACCCTCCACAGGGCTGATCgtctcgtcgaggtcgtggccGTAGAGGCACatgcccgcctcgaggcggagcgagtcgcgcgcgccgaggccaatgAGCCAGACGTCGGGGTTGGCGGTAATCTCCTcggtgacgccgacggcgtgctcgggcGGGATAGACACCTCGAAGCCGTCCTCGCCAGTGTATCCGCCGCGGGCAATGTGGCAGCGGACCTTGTTCTTGCCGATCTCGGCAAAGAGCGAGCCGCCAAACTTGAGTGCGGACAGGTCGGCGCCCGTGAGCGCCTggagcacctcggcggccttaGGGCcctggagcgcgacgaggccgtagCCCTCGAGGATCTTCCAGTTGACCGGCTTGTCGGGGTGTGCGGCGTTCCACGCGTCGATCTTGGCGTTGAGATGCGCAACGTCCTCCTCGGACCGGCCGGCGTTGGTGACCACGTACCACTTGGAcccgtcctcggcctgcttggtcatgaccgtgtcgtcgatgatgccgccctcgtcgttgaGCAGGACGGACAGCGAGCTCGTGTTGTTCGccagcttgtcgagcgacgtcggcgtgagcgagatgaggaagtcctgcgcgccggcgccggtgaaCTCGTGCTGGAGCATGTGGGAGACGTCGAACAGGCCCGCCTTCTCGCGGACGTGCTTGTGGGCCGCGactgggcgtcagctggaTCACACAAAGGCGGCACCCACCCTGACCGACGTCGCCGTACGACAGCGGCATGTCCCACCCGGCAAAGGGCACCATCTTGCCGCCGTTCTTGACGTTGAAGTCGTACAGCGGCGTGCGCTTGAGCTGTGAGgcggggtgtgagcgagcgaaCGCATGCACGCGAGCATCGCGACCTGGCGACTTACCTTGTCGGCCCAAgcgggggccgaggtcgagaggGAGCGGAGCACGAGGCGGCCCGTCGCGGGCGtagcggcgaggcgctcgagagcGACCACCGTGgcgcgggaggaggagcgggcAGCGAGcattgtgcttgtgcttgtgggCGTGCGAGAGAGTGGGGAGAGAGTGAgaggacgagacgagggCTTGGGGGATGCTGGCTTTTATTCGATAGGACAGTCTCGGTCGACCATTCAGCGCTGTGGAAAACAAGGCCGCGTCCTTGGAAATCGGGTCGTCCAAGAACACCAAACCGACGCCAGACTCCAACGCCGTCATTGGAACTTCGGCTCATGGCTGTTGGAAATAACCGCCAGCGACGAACAAGGCACAGAGGCGCTTCGGCCCATTCGGCATCAACCGCCAAGCTGCCATGCTGCGATGCggccatgctgctgctgccacagCTTCACTTCGACTCTACCACTGCATACTGTGCATGTGCTGATAATCAATGCGCCATGTGCAGACAAAGAATGTATTGACTAGGGGTTCGAGGCAGTAACAAATAAGGGACGGGCGGGGGTGCGATGAAGAGGCAGGCCACGGCGGAAGGCAAAGTGTACAAATGTTGGTATCGGGGTATCTCGTGGAGTGCGAACGACTATGCGCAAATGTAGAGGGAAGTATCAAGGCAAAAGTCCAGTCAGGCGATGATTAGACGACGGCCAATGTGAATGGGTGGTGACGGTGGTGGAGCGTGGGGCGTGGGGCGTGGTGTGGTGGACGTGGTTGTGGTGGGACGATGTGGATGGGCGAGAGAGACTAGTGAAGGTTGTTTGTAGTGTGGTGCTGCAAAGAAACGCTGTATTAAATGCtgccgtcgagcacgccgcggaCGTCGTCCACGGTAGCCAGATCGGTAAGGAACGGGCAAAGGTCGGTGAGCTCAGTGTCGTGCGGGTCGTTGAACCACGTCGAAACCGGAACAGCATTGTTGGGGTGGAAAATGTATGAAGCGGGCGAGTTGTCAATGATTATGGCCGTCGAGATGTCGCGACCGAGTTGCGAGAGGTCCTGGGATGGGTCAGCTTTGCTCCAACCTAGCCTTCCAGCTTCACCCACCTTGACATAGTTGCCCTTGTGGTTGTAGCAGCTCTCGCGGAACAGGCGGTggcggacgacgcggccAACGTCGAGCATGTCCAGGACAGGGTCGGCATACTTGCTCAAACTTGCGGTGAAGACGACAATCTCATAAATCTTGCCCATCTCAGACAGGAAGTGGTCGACCCCGGGGCGCTTAATAACATAAACATTGTGCGTTTGCGATTCAATCT
It contains:
- the gcv1 gene encoding putative aminomethyltransferase, mitochondrial; translated protein: MLAARSSSRATVVALERLAATPATGRLVLRSLSTSAPAWADKLKRTPLYDFNVKNGGKMVPFAGWDMPLSYGDVGQVAAHKHVREKAGLFDVSHMLQHEFTGAGAQDFLISLTPTSLDKLANNTSSLSVLLNDEGGIIDDTVMTKQAEDGSKWYVVTNAGRSEEDVAHLNAKIDAWNAAHPDKPVNWKILEGYGLVALQGPKAAEVLQALTGADLSALKFGGSLFAEIGKNKVRCHIARGGYTGEDGFEVSIPPEHAVGVTEEITANPDVWLIGLGARDSLRLEAGMCLYGHDLDETISPVEGGLAWLIGKDRRTPETANFPGQSRILAELGKPGPSRRRVGFVIAGSPAREGSKIFDADGKEEIGVVTSGIPSPTLGTNVAMGYVKNGHHKKNTKVQIEVRKKLREATVTPMPFVPTKYYK